Proteins from one Gemmatimonadota bacterium genomic window:
- the nuoF gene encoding NADH-quinone oxidoreductase subunit NuoF, with the protein MAYPYVSDREVRVLSTYFGDPKQRHIDTYVQRGGYKALEKALGMGPDDVVDIVKSSGLRGRGGAGFPTGVKWSFMPKEPRKPHYMLCNADESEPGTFKDRELIRWDPHQLIEGCLIGAHAIRAQHVYIYCRGEFFEANQVLARAVEDAYAKGYIGENILGSGHTIDVTLHQGAGAYICGEETGMMSSLEGRRGEPRIKPPFPAAVGAFGKPSTINNVETLCAVPHIVSNGGDWYRQYGTEKSPGTKLFCVSGHVNKPGNYELPLGFPLIELIEDVCGGMRDGNALKAVIPGGSSVPLINAEEARACKLDYEGCVEVGTMLGCASVIVMDETADIVKQVRRMVDFYAHESCGQCTPCREGTSWTAQILKRIENGKGTEDDLDTLMEMTENMVGTTICVLSDSVAAPVQSSIEKFRDEYLALIRRGERVAVA; encoded by the coding sequence ATGGCCTACCCCTACGTGTCGGACAGAGAGGTTCGCGTTCTCAGCACCTATTTCGGCGACCCGAAACAGCGCCACATCGACACCTATGTGCAGCGCGGCGGCTACAAGGCGCTCGAGAAGGCGCTCGGAATGGGCCCGGACGACGTCGTGGACATCGTGAAGTCCTCCGGTTTGCGGGGGCGCGGCGGTGCCGGCTTTCCCACGGGCGTGAAGTGGTCCTTCATGCCCAAGGAGCCGCGGAAACCCCACTACATGCTGTGCAACGCCGACGAATCAGAGCCGGGCACCTTCAAGGATCGTGAGCTCATCCGGTGGGATCCGCACCAGCTCATCGAGGGCTGCCTGATCGGTGCACACGCGATCCGCGCCCAGCATGTCTACATCTATTGCCGGGGTGAGTTCTTCGAGGCGAACCAGGTGCTCGCGCGCGCGGTCGAGGACGCCTACGCCAAGGGCTACATCGGGGAGAACATCCTCGGCTCCGGCCACACGATCGACGTCACCCTACATCAGGGAGCCGGCGCCTACATCTGCGGTGAAGAGACCGGCATGATGAGCTCACTCGAGGGCCGCCGCGGTGAGCCTCGCATCAAGCCCCCGTTCCCGGCAGCGGTCGGAGCGTTCGGCAAGCCGTCCACGATCAACAATGTGGAGACGTTGTGCGCCGTTCCGCACATCGTGAGCAACGGTGGCGACTGGTACCGGCAGTACGGGACCGAGAAGAGCCCGGGCACAAAGCTGTTCTGCGTGAGTGGCCACGTGAACAAGCCTGGCAACTACGAGCTCCCGCTCGGCTTCCCGCTTATCGAGCTGATCGAGGACGTATGCGGCGGCATGCGGGACGGGAACGCTTTGAAGGCCGTGATCCCCGGCGGTTCGTCGGTCCCCCTCATCAATGCCGAGGAGGCGCGCGCGTGCAAACTCGACTACGAGGGCTGCGTCGAGGTCGGAACGATGCTCGGCTGTGCCTCGGTCATCGTGATGGACGAGACTGCGGATATCGTGAAGCAGGTCCGCCGTATGGTCGACTTCTATGCGCACGAGTCGTGCGGGCAGTGCACGCCGTGTCGTGAGGGGACGTCGTGGACCGCTCAGATCCTCAAGCGGATCGAGAATGGGAAGGGGACCGAGGACGATCTCGATACGCTGATGGAGATGACAGAGAACATGGTCGGCACGACGATCTGTGTTCTGTCCGACTCCGTGGCGGCTCCGGTGCAATCGTCGATCGAGAAGTTCAGAGATGAGTATCTCGCCTTGATCCGGCGCGGTGAGCGCGTGGCGGTCGCCTGA
- the nuoD gene encoding NADH dehydrogenase (quinone) subunit D translates to MSTEHMLINIGPQHPATHGVLRLVCELDGETVKKVVPHIGYLHSSFEKLGEYRTWNQIVTLTDRIDYLAPLIYNCAYVMSVEKLMGIEVTERCKVVRVILMEMDRIFAHLLWLGTTAIDVGAFTPFLYSFQERERIYKLHESLTGARITTSATRVGGMMADLPAGWTDALREFLKTFPKTLAEIHQLLTRNQIHIGRTQGIGVINGADAINYGFTGPNLRATGVDYDVRRDRPYYDYETYDFEIPIGEHGDCYDRYLCRMEEMEQSVGILHQALDRLPGGPINVEDPNISLPSKTDAMSDMESMIHHFKVITDGIPAPEGDCYLAIEGSKGELGMYLVAEEGDTKPVRWRVRPPSFVNLSVIAKLAEGHLLSDLIMINASLDIVLGEIDR, encoded by the coding sequence ATGAGCACCGAGCACATGCTCATCAATATCGGGCCGCAGCACCCGGCCACGCACGGCGTGCTCCGGCTGGTCTGCGAGCTCGACGGCGAGACGGTCAAGAAGGTCGTCCCGCATATCGGGTATCTGCACTCGTCGTTCGAAAAGCTGGGCGAGTACCGCACGTGGAATCAGATCGTCACGCTCACCGACCGCATAGACTACCTGGCGCCGCTGATCTACAACTGCGCCTACGTGATGTCCGTGGAGAAACTCATGGGCATCGAGGTCACCGAACGCTGCAAGGTCGTCCGGGTGATCCTCATGGAGATGGACCGGATTTTCGCGCATCTGCTCTGGCTCGGCACGACCGCCATCGACGTGGGTGCGTTCACGCCGTTCCTGTACTCCTTCCAGGAACGGGAACGCATCTACAAGCTGCACGAGTCGCTTACGGGCGCCCGCATCACGACGTCGGCCACGCGCGTCGGCGGTATGATGGCGGATCTTCCCGCGGGGTGGACAGACGCGCTGCGCGAGTTCTTGAAGACGTTCCCGAAGACGCTCGCCGAGATACACCAGCTGCTGACCAGGAATCAGATCCACATTGGGCGTACGCAGGGCATAGGCGTGATCAACGGTGCAGACGCGATCAACTACGGCTTCACGGGCCCGAACCTGCGCGCCACCGGCGTCGACTACGACGTGCGTAGGGACCGCCCGTACTACGACTACGAGACGTACGACTTCGAGATACCGATCGGCGAGCACGGCGACTGCTACGACCGTTACCTGTGCCGCATGGAAGAGATGGAGCAGAGCGTGGGCATCCTCCACCAGGCGCTCGATCGCTTGCCGGGGGGACCGATCAACGTCGAGGACCCGAACATCTCGCTGCCCTCCAAGACGGACGCGATGTCCGACATGGAGAGCATGATCCATCATTTCAAGGTCATCACCGACGGCATTCCGGCCCCCGAGGGCGACTGTTACTTGGCGATCGAAGGCTCCAAGGGCGAGCTCGGCATGTATTTGGTCGCTGAAGAAGGGGACACCAAGCCAGTGCGCTGGCGCGTGCGTCCGCCGTCTTTCGTGAACCTGTCCGTGATCGCGAAGCTCGCCGAGGGCCACCTGTTGTCCGATCTGATCATGATCAACGCGAGCCTGGACATCGTGCTGGGGGAGATCGACCGGTGA
- a CDS encoding NAD(P)H-dependent oxidoreductase subunit E, whose product MLSETNPEAALFEGEYQERFEKILTRYPEKRAALMPALALAQELRGYVSPESMDRVAELLGLAPAYVRGVATFYTMYNKRPVGRHLVQVCTNISCNLCGAEDVLEAFLRYTDTELGETSEDRSFTVIEAECLAACGFPTCVQINSRYYENVTPAEVPKIVEHLKAQSAGDG is encoded by the coding sequence ATGCTGTCCGAAACGAACCCCGAGGCGGCGCTCTTCGAAGGCGAGTATCAGGAGCGGTTCGAGAAGATCCTGACCCGCTATCCCGAAAAGCGCGCCGCCTTGATGCCCGCGCTCGCGCTCGCGCAGGAATTGCGCGGCTACGTGAGCCCCGAATCGATGGATCGTGTCGCCGAGCTACTCGGGCTAGCCCCGGCGTACGTGCGTGGCGTCGCGACGTTCTACACGATGTACAACAAGCGGCCGGTCGGCAGGCATCTGGTTCAGGTGTGCACGAACATATCCTGCAATCTGTGCGGCGCCGAGGACGTGCTCGAGGCGTTTCTGCGCTACACCGACACCGAGTTGGGTGAGACCTCCGAAGACCGGAGCTTCACCGTGATCGAGGCGGAGTGCCTAGCGGCGTGCGGCTTTCCGACCTGCGTCCAGATCAACTCGCGTTATTACGAGAACGTGACTCCAGCCGAGGTGCCCAAGATCGTCGAGCACCTGAAGGCTCAGTCCGCGGGGGACGGCTGA
- a CDS encoding NADH-quinone oxidoreductase subunit C, giving the protein MTDKKGGSGLNAVDEGPLSSDVSSADHSGNEGDPSEHASVAALMERFGDAVVRHRVYVSGQHVVWIAPERSHEILGWLQADPDHRYDMMSDVTAVDYGGGRPVNVVYQMYSTVHKRELRVRCELPLDALEIDSIVDLWKAADWLEREVFDLFGVTFKGHPDLRRILMPDDYAEGYPLRKDFPLRGRFSRAEQTRRALNQDVERFYLAEDLSAGHAPQEVAPVEVGTPASHDAEQDA; this is encoded by the coding sequence ATGACGGACAAGAAAGGCGGGAGCGGACTGAATGCGGTCGACGAGGGTCCCCTCTCCTCTGACGTATCCAGTGCAGACCACAGCGGCAACGAGGGCGATCCGAGCGAGCACGCTTCGGTCGCCGCACTCATGGAGCGTTTCGGCGATGCGGTGGTTCGACACCGCGTATACGTAAGCGGCCAGCACGTCGTCTGGATCGCCCCGGAGAGGAGTCACGAGATCCTGGGCTGGCTGCAGGCGGATCCCGATCATCGCTACGACATGATGTCCGACGTGACTGCCGTGGACTATGGGGGTGGCCGACCTGTGAATGTGGTCTACCAGATGTACTCGACGGTGCACAAGCGCGAGCTGCGTGTCCGCTGTGAGCTGCCGCTCGATGCGCTCGAGATCGATTCGATCGTCGACCTCTGGAAGGCGGCTGATTGGTTGGAGCGCGAGGTCTTCGACCTCTTCGGCGTGACCTTCAAGGGCCACCCGGATCTGCGCCGCATCCTCATGCCCGACGACTACGCCGAGGGTTACCCGCTCAGGAAGGACTTCCCGCTGCGCGGCCGCTTCTCTCGGGCGGAACAGACTCGCCGGGCGCTCAACCAGGATGTGGAGCGCTTCTACCTCGCGGAGGACCTGAGTGCCGGACACGCCCCGCAAGAGGTGGCACCCGTCGAAGTCGGTACGCCCGCGTCGCATGACGCCGAGCAAGACGCCTGA
- a CDS encoding (2Fe-2S)-binding protein, with amino-acid sequence MAVTLTIDGREVTVSKGTTILEAAKTIGQEIPHYCYHPGMSSPAMCRLCLVEVEGAPKPMPGCVTTVMDGQVVHTQSEQAKASRQAVLEFYLVNHPLDCPICDMSGECDLQDYVHEEGRESGRSREPKRVFGRDDFGGDVLFYGDRCVMCTRCVRFMSEVEQDARLTVVDRGNRSVIDTFFEEGLEGTHWHGNIVDICPVGALVSKDFLHKARAWDLEHTPSICTSCSQGCNIELHTRDNLVQRLKPRENLDVNGWWMCDHGRENYEWINQGARIEAPLVRDGSGGSKTVGWKGALAALLEKAEGAGSVKAVASPLASNEDLGLLKAFVEALGGGDTVYRSARAEHEIVLKGFPSLARRKDLAANTTGAELIGLARTGADDATGGLDEVAGHDGVLLVLGDALEDQDADFGKNAALYVFLGSHESAASTEAHFVLPVTTFAEQEGTFTNLSGRVQRFWPGLQAPGMARPPWLILGALVAELIETDAPRSAADAFATLASSVSAFSGLTYDDIGMRGAVVNETVSLSGV; translated from the coding sequence ATGGCCGTCACCCTCACCATCGATGGCCGCGAGGTCACGGTCTCCAAGGGAACCACGATCCTCGAAGCCGCGAAAACCATCGGCCAGGAGATCCCACACTATTGCTATCACCCGGGCATGTCGTCTCCCGCGATGTGTCGCCTCTGTCTCGTGGAGGTTGAGGGTGCCCCCAAGCCGATGCCTGGATGCGTGACGACGGTGATGGACGGCCAGGTCGTGCACACCCAGTCCGAGCAGGCCAAGGCGAGTCGCCAGGCCGTGCTCGAGTTCTACCTGGTGAACCATCCGCTGGACTGCCCGATCTGCGACATGTCCGGTGAGTGCGACCTTCAGGACTACGTGCACGAAGAAGGCCGCGAGAGCGGGCGCTCGCGTGAGCCGAAGAGAGTTTTTGGGCGAGACGACTTCGGCGGTGACGTGCTCTTCTACGGCGACCGCTGTGTGATGTGCACGCGCTGCGTCCGCTTCATGAGCGAAGTGGAACAGGATGCTCGACTGACCGTCGTGGACCGAGGCAACCGCTCAGTCATCGACACCTTCTTCGAAGAAGGTCTCGAGGGCACGCATTGGCATGGCAACATCGTCGATATCTGCCCGGTGGGCGCCTTGGTCTCGAAGGACTTTCTGCACAAGGCGCGTGCGTGGGACCTCGAACACACACCCTCGATCTGCACGAGCTGCTCGCAAGGCTGCAACATCGAGCTGCACACCCGCGACAACCTGGTTCAGCGCCTCAAGCCACGTGAGAACCTCGACGTCAACGGTTGGTGGATGTGCGACCACGGTCGCGAAAACTACGAGTGGATCAACCAGGGCGCTCGTATCGAGGCACCTCTAGTGAGGGACGGCAGCGGTGGCTCCAAGACCGTCGGCTGGAAGGGGGCGCTCGCCGCTTTGCTCGAGAAGGCGGAAGGTGCCGGTTCGGTGAAAGCCGTTGCTTCGCCGCTCGCCTCGAACGAAGATCTCGGGCTCCTGAAGGCGTTCGTCGAGGCGCTCGGTGGTGGTGATACCGTGTACCGCTCCGCCCGGGCTGAGCACGAGATCGTACTCAAGGGCTTCCCGTCGCTAGCTCGGCGAAAGGACCTCGCGGCGAACACGACGGGCGCCGAGCTCATCGGCCTGGCTCGCACGGGCGCAGATGACGCGACTGGCGGCCTGGATGAAGTGGCCGGCCACGACGGCGTGCTCTTGGTTCTGGGGGATGCACTGGAGGACCAGGACGCGGACTTCGGCAAGAACGCTGCGCTCTACGTCTTCCTCGGTAGCCACGAGTCGGCAGCTTCGACCGAAGCCCACTTCGTGCTCCCGGTGACGACCTTCGCTGAACAGGAGGGCACGTTCACGAATCTGTCTGGGCGTGTGCAGCGCTTCTGGCCGGGGCTGCAGGCGCCGGGCATGGCGCGCCCACCCTGGCTCATTCTGGGAGCGCTGGTTGCCGAGCTGATCGAGACCGACGCGCCGCGTAGCGCGGCGGACGCGTTCGCGACGCTCGCGAGCAGCGTTTCCGCCTTCAGTGGTCTGACTTATGACGACATCGGCATGCGCGGCGCGGTCGTGAACGAAACCGTGTCGCTCTCGGGAGTCTGA
- a CDS encoding NADH-quinone oxidoreductase subunit B, whose amino-acid sequence MGLKDILPGGGTSATTGGIFGAGSPTFLTSKIDWIVNWGRRNSLWPMPFGTACCAIEMMASAASNFDLARFGMERMSFSPRQADVLICAGRVPYKLAPVLRRVWDQMPQPKWCISMGACASSGGVFDVYSMVQGIDTIVPVDVYIPGCPPRPEGLIYGLMMIQEKIRQESLTRHFEHRAEDPTLVAKPRASDVEVAELSGPFGNSTQQDQLSTGEAVRAGSTSDDLLP is encoded by the coding sequence ATGGGACTGAAAGACATTCTGCCCGGCGGAGGCACGAGCGCTACGACGGGCGGCATCTTCGGAGCGGGTAGCCCGACCTTCCTAACCAGCAAGATCGACTGGATCGTCAACTGGGGCCGGAGGAATTCCCTCTGGCCGATGCCCTTCGGCACCGCCTGCTGCGCGATCGAGATGATGGCATCGGCCGCGTCCAACTTCGACCTCGCTCGTTTCGGCATGGAGCGCATGTCGTTCAGCCCGCGTCAAGCAGACGTGCTCATTTGCGCGGGGCGCGTACCGTACAAGCTCGCTCCGGTCCTTCGCCGAGTCTGGGACCAGATGCCGCAACCGAAGTGGTGCATCTCGATGGGCGCGTGTGCGAGTTCGGGCGGCGTGTTCGACGTGTATTCGATGGTGCAGGGAATCGATACCATCGTTCCAGTCGACGTCTACATCCCAGGGTGCCCGCCGCGTCCAGAAGGCTTGATCTATGGGCTGATGATGATCCAGGAGAAGATCCGCCAGGAGTCGCTCACGCGTCACTTCGAGCACCGCGCCGAGGACCCGACGCTCGTGGCCAAGCCGCGGGCGAGCGACGTCGAAGTGGCCGAGCTCTCGGGTCCGTTTGGGAACTCGACACAGCAGGATCAGCTGTCGACCGGGGAGGCGGTCCGTGCTGGATCAACCTCCGACGATCTCCTTCCGTAG
- the nuoH gene encoding NADH-quinone oxidoreductase subunit NuoH, with product MELRPIEGNWELLAMSLKVTVMFTALMLVVAYTTLAERRVSAWIQDRHGPNRVGPFGLLQPIADGLKSILKEETVPATASKVFFVMAPMLVLAPALVTFAVIPIAAPLPTRAGVVDMIIADVPIGILYVLAFSSLAVYGVVLGGWASNNKYAFLGALRASAQMVSYEVALGLSLIPVLMLAGNVTLTEIIWQQQQLGMWFALPLSLAFILFVISAFAETNRLPFDMAEAESELITGYHTEYSAMKFSAFMIAEFGHMVTASALMATLFLGGWDLPGTWDDAFWYDGQLIKGFAADGGVVLASPALWKTLATFAGFAAKTSFFLLLFIWVRWTLPRFRYDQVMALGWKVMLPTALAYVMLIGATILTLDEIGMAWGFGYGAALTAVSTVATVGFMFVLDRGRVITGAAAQYAQKVEVKIISQAAPAGD from the coding sequence ATGGAACTCCGACCCATTGAGGGAAACTGGGAGCTCTTGGCGATGAGCCTCAAGGTCACGGTGATGTTCACCGCGCTGATGCTCGTCGTGGCATACACGACCCTCGCCGAGCGTCGTGTGTCGGCCTGGATCCAGGACCGCCACGGTCCCAACCGAGTGGGTCCGTTCGGGCTCCTTCAGCCGATCGCGGATGGCCTCAAGAGCATCCTGAAGGAAGAGACGGTCCCGGCGACTGCTTCGAAGGTCTTCTTCGTCATGGCCCCAATGCTGGTGCTCGCGCCGGCGTTGGTGACGTTCGCCGTCATCCCGATTGCCGCGCCTCTTCCGACGCGCGCCGGTGTCGTCGACATGATCATCGCGGACGTACCGATCGGGATTCTGTATGTGCTCGCGTTCAGTTCGTTGGCGGTGTACGGGGTCGTGCTCGGCGGCTGGGCGTCGAACAACAAGTACGCCTTCCTGGGCGCGCTGCGCGCGTCGGCCCAGATGGTGAGCTACGAGGTCGCGCTCGGCCTCTCGCTCATCCCGGTGCTGATGCTGGCCGGAAACGTGACGCTCACTGAGATCATCTGGCAGCAGCAACAGCTCGGCATGTGGTTCGCGCTCCCGCTGTCGCTCGCATTCATTCTCTTTGTGATCTCGGCGTTCGCGGAGACGAACCGGCTGCCCTTCGACATGGCGGAAGCCGAGTCGGAGCTCATCACCGGCTACCACACCGAGTATTCCGCGATGAAGTTCTCGGCGTTCATGATCGCCGAGTTCGGACACATGGTCACCGCGTCGGCGCTCATGGCGACGCTCTTCCTGGGAGGCTGGGATCTGCCCGGCACCTGGGACGACGCCTTCTGGTACGACGGCCAGCTCATCAAGGGCTTCGCGGCCGACGGCGGCGTAGTCCTGGCGAGCCCAGCGTTGTGGAAGACGCTCGCGACCTTCGCCGGCTTCGCGGCCAAGACCAGTTTCTTCCTGCTGCTGTTCATCTGGGTCCGGTGGACGCTTCCACGCTTCCGCTATGACCAAGTGATGGCGCTGGGATGGAAGGTCATGCTGCCGACTGCGCTCGCCTATGTGATGCTGATCGGCGCTACGATCCTCACGCTCGACGAGATCGGAATGGCGTGGGGCTTCGGCTACGGGGCCGCGCTCACCGCGGTTAGCACGGTCGCCACGGTCGGCTTCATGTTCGTCTTGGACCGCGGTCGTGTCATCACCGGAGCCGCTGCCCAATACGCTCAGAAAGTGGAGGTGAAGATCATCTCTCAAGCCGCTCCCGCGGGGGATTGA
- a CDS encoding metal-dependent transcriptional regulator, protein MPQRELSRSVEDYLKAIFGLSDGGDPASTSAIAEALDVQPASVTGMVKRLAEAGLVGYVPYRGVRLTGAGERAALKVLRRHRVIETYLCELLEYKWDDVHAEAERLEHAASDELVDRMATALGSPSHDPHGSPIPTRAGEIEAPKLATLADAARGTRVRIREVRDEEADELRSMAADGLVPGVAVLVDSTQDVDGVVGVTVGGDEGVALAVQDHLARRILVVPDEA, encoded by the coding sequence ATGCCACAGCGCGAACTCTCACGGTCAGTCGAGGACTATCTGAAGGCCATCTTCGGGCTTTCCGATGGCGGCGATCCAGCCTCCACCAGCGCCATCGCAGAAGCTCTGGACGTTCAGCCGGCCTCGGTAACCGGCATGGTCAAGCGACTGGCCGAGGCCGGACTGGTGGGCTACGTACCCTACCGTGGCGTCCGGCTCACCGGTGCCGGCGAGCGGGCAGCGCTCAAGGTCCTGCGACGCCACCGCGTCATCGAGACCTACCTCTGCGAACTGCTGGAGTACAAGTGGGACGATGTGCACGCGGAGGCGGAGCGCCTCGAACATGCAGCCTCCGATGAGCTCGTCGACCGCATGGCGACCGCTTTGGGCTCCCCGAGTCACGACCCGCACGGCTCTCCCATTCCAACACGAGCCGGCGAGATCGAGGCCCCGAAGCTGGCGACGCTTGCGGACGCGGCACGCGGAACGAGGGTGCGCATCCGCGAGGTCCGCGACGAGGAAGCCGACGAGCTCCGCTCTATGGCGGCCGACGGGCTCGTGCCGGGGGTTGCGGTGCTGGTCGACTCGACCCAGGACGTGGACGGGGTCGTAGGCGTCACCGTCGGTGGCGACGAAGGCGTCGCCCTAGCGGTCCAGGACCACCTCGCCCGGCGAATATTGGTGGTCCCGGACGAAGCCTGA
- a CDS encoding type II secretion system protein yields MSRIERRDSRRGGFTLIELVIAASIMGILAGLAIPNVQTMIYRARATDAASTMEVVRVAALNYQADLLAWPAETAAGVIPTGLGPYLPEGFTFSGDGYQLDFESWSLPGGLPGDPNTTMLIGVSVVADEDDLGNAIAALLGGAVVFSVGNTHTIVIDRS; encoded by the coding sequence ATGAGCCGGATCGAGCGCCGTGATTCACGCCGCGGAGGGTTCACGCTCATCGAGCTTGTGATCGCAGCATCGATCATGGGTATTCTGGCCGGGTTGGCGATTCCCAACGTGCAAACGATGATCTACCGCGCTCGAGCCACCGACGCGGCGTCGACCATGGAGGTCGTGCGCGTCGCGGCGCTCAACTACCAAGCCGATCTGCTCGCTTGGCCCGCCGAGACCGCGGCCGGGGTGATTCCAACGGGGCTCGGTCCCTACCTACCCGAAGGCTTCACCTTCTCTGGGGATGGGTATCAGCTCGACTTCGAGAGCTGGTCGCTGCCCGGTGGCCTGCCGGGAGATCCGAATACGACGATGCTGATCGGCGTCTCGGTCGTTGCTGACGAGGACGACCTCGGGAACGCGATCGCGGCCTTGCTTGGCGGGGCGGTCGTCTTCTCCGTCGGCAATACCCACACGATCGTAATCGACCGTAGTTAG
- a CDS encoding NADH-quinone oxidoreductase subunit I, with protein MHRPEPESTSYLRAALSGMALTFKHMVNPAAVTQQYPEEQTDLSPRWRGTHRMAVHADGRPKCVACGLCPTVCPANCIRLVGGEDDQGNRYPIVYEIDEFRCIFCGMCQEVCPVEAIYVGRHFENAEYTRDRFIYDLDRLMEQDHPKTLLWDPSDPRSE; from the coding sequence ATGCACCGACCGGAGCCGGAGTCGACCTCCTACCTCCGCGCCGCGCTCAGCGGCATGGCTCTCACTTTCAAACACATGGTCAATCCGGCTGCGGTGACACAGCAGTATCCCGAGGAGCAGACCGACCTGAGCCCGCGCTGGCGCGGCACGCACCGCATGGCGGTTCACGCGGACGGACGTCCGAAGTGCGTCGCGTGCGGGCTCTGTCCGACGGTGTGCCCGGCCAACTGTATTCGGCTCGTCGGTGGTGAGGACGACCAGGGCAATCGGTACCCGATCGTGTACGAGATCGACGAGTTCCGGTGCATCTTCTGCGGCATGTGCCAGGAGGTATGCCCGGTCGAGGCGATCTATGTGGGGCGGCACTTCGAGAATGCCGAGTATACACGCGACCGGTTCATTTACGATCTGGACCGATTAATGGAACAAGACCACCCAAAGACGCTTCTGTGGGATCCCTCCGACCCGCGGTCGGAGTGA
- the udk gene encoding uridine kinase codes for MGRRPVILGVAGGSGSGKSTVVRELVRSLGDDVASVIRHDWYYRDLVHLPFEERAAVNFDHPDSLETEMLVRHLRELLAGDAIHAPTYDFSSHTRGERTVTVKPTPVIVLDGILVLAHAELREVMELAVFVDTEPDVRLIRRMRRDTEKRGRTAESVVEQYEKTVRPMHLEFVEPSRRYADLTIHEGGFNRAAVDLVIDRVREILR; via the coding sequence GTGGGGCGACGGCCTGTGATCCTCGGGGTCGCGGGTGGTTCCGGTTCTGGCAAGTCGACGGTCGTGCGCGAACTCGTCCGGTCGCTCGGTGACGACGTCGCCTCCGTCATTCGGCACGACTGGTACTACCGGGATCTCGTGCATCTGCCGTTCGAAGAGCGAGCGGCGGTCAACTTCGACCACCCCGACAGCCTCGAGACCGAGATGCTCGTGAGGCATCTGCGGGAGCTGCTCGCAGGCGATGCAATCCACGCCCCGACGTACGATTTCTCGTCCCACACTCGTGGCGAGCGAACGGTCACTGTGAAGCCAACGCCGGTGATCGTTCTCGATGGGATTCTGGTTCTCGCCCACGCGGAGCTGAGAGAGGTCATGGAGCTGGCGGTCTTCGTGGACACGGAGCCAGACGTACGTCTTATTCGGCGGATGCGACGCGACACCGAGAAGCGCGGACGAACCGCTGAATCCGTAGTGGAGCAGTACGAGAAGACAGTGCGCCCCATGCATCTGGAGTTCGTGGAACCCAGCCGGCGCTACGCTGACCTCACGATCCACGAAGGGGGCTTCAACCGGGCAGCCGTCGACCTGGTGATCGACCGTGTGCGGGAAATCCTTCGCTAG
- a CDS encoding NADH-quinone oxidoreductase subunit J, which translates to MITVLFYVFAAIAVGGALGVVMSKNPVGSLLSMMATLGGIAAIFVLLEAHFLAAIQIIVYAGAIMVLFLFVIMLLNLGHDYQKDLKGGVFALFSFATVGAMAGFLSIRLGGAGLAEDGPGGAAIDAAIAEHGVVGAIAQPLYTTYVVPFEITGILLLVAIVGALVLAKKNVA; encoded by the coding sequence ATGATCACCGTTCTTTTCTACGTCTTTGCGGCGATCGCGGTGGGGGGGGCGCTTGGGGTCGTGATGTCGAAGAATCCGGTGGGGAGCCTGCTCTCGATGATGGCTACGCTGGGCGGTATAGCGGCGATTTTCGTGCTGCTGGAGGCGCATTTCCTGGCGGCGATCCAGATCATCGTGTATGCCGGCGCGATTATGGTGCTCTTTCTCTTCGTTATCATGCTGCTGAACCTGGGGCACGATTATCAGAAGGATCTCAAGGGCGGTGTGTTCGCGCTGTTCTCCTTCGCGACGGTCGGAGCGATGGCGGGCTTCTTGTCGATTCGGTTGGGCGGCGCCGGTCTCGCCGAGGATGGTCCCGGCGGTGCCGCGATCGACGCGGCGATAGCCGAACACGGCGTCGTCGGCGCCATCGCTCAACCGCTCTACACGACGTATGTCGTGCCCTTCGAGATCACGGGCATCTTGCTGCTCGTGGCGATCGTGGGTGCGCTCGTCCTTGCCAAGAAGAACGTCGCATGA
- a CDS encoding NADH-quinone oxidoreductase subunit A, with the protein MSGDYLPLLLLFGVSIVNAIGMVVVSHILNPRRDTPQKLMPYESGMIPLGSTRARFSVKFYMVAISFIVFDLETIFLIPWAVQMRELGWSAFLAMSMFVVVLAVGLLYEWKKGGLEWD; encoded by the coding sequence ATGTCGGGAGACTATCTCCCCCTCCTTCTGCTGTTCGGCGTTTCCATCGTGAATGCTATCGGGATGGTGGTTGTATCGCACATCCTGAACCCGCGCCGTGACACGCCCCAGAAGCTGATGCCCTACGAGTCGGGCATGATCCCGCTCGGTAGTACGCGGGCACGCTTCTCCGTGAAGTTCTACATGGTTGCGATCAGCTTCATCGTCTTCGACCTGGAGACGATCTTCCTGATCCCTTGGGCTGTGCAGATGCGCGAGTTGGGTTGGAGCGCCTTCCTGGCGATGAGCATGTTCGTCGTCGTGCTCGCCGTCGGTCTCCTCTATGAGTGGAAGAAAGGAGGTCTCGAATGGGACTGA